The Branchiostoma lanceolatum isolate klBraLanc5 chromosome 12, klBraLanc5.hap2, whole genome shotgun sequence DNA segment GCGCGTTTGCTCAACAACCAGCTGTAACAACAAgagaacaaataaaaaaaatcactctAATACTAATACATCAACAGAAAAGTTTCTAAGATAATATCGTGTTTTGTGTATTAAAATTTACACGTATAGTAGATTATGTCAACCATCTTAAAACATAGATAAAATAACTTTTTGAGCAAATTCAAAAGAAATTTACGATTACTTTTACCATAACACGTATGTTGAAAAACAATATTAGCTATCGTCCTATGTGTAAATTGCACAGGTATTACAAAAATGCCTTTCTACATGATATTACTCATGAACCAACACCATGATAGGCTATCTCTCTATATCTACCTGTATTCTGTGTTTAAGATAGTACGTGATATCTTATTTTAATTAACATACCTGCGTTTGCATCCCTTTTGATCGTTTCTATTTGTGctgtcaacaaaaacaaaaagaaaaccgtAGGGATAATGAATTTGCCACCAAAAGCTATGGAATCAACCATATGATGGTCTCAATATTGTAACTTGTTATCAAAATTGAATAAACCGTCTTAATGAATAACCTTTTATTCATGATAAGGTAACAACGATATGATCAACTGTACCTAAGTTTCAATACGTTTATGTAGGCTTTTGAATGACATTATTTACagctagcctgaattcaatcaagcctcctgtgaccgctcgccggcCTGTTACCGCCTCGCAACCaaaccgcggggaggggagagaaacccctggacagctggagtttgcgttatacagactaacttACAGCTTGCCCCGCTTTACTTAAATAAATATTATCAAAGTTATTCTTCCGACAGTCATTGTGGTCAACGATTACATGTGCGGTGTATATAGGAACAATTTTCCGAGCATTGTCGATCAGAGCACGTAGAGAGATGAGACGTTGAATGTGTTCTTGTTGCGGAGaaagatttttgttttcaaaataccGGCTTAAAGACATAAAGCATCGCTGCCGCATGCCATGTAAAATTACAACCTACAAGTAGTCTATAGCTATTTTTTTTCATCGTCCACGATCAAGATGTAAAAGTTCAAAGAATACTTACGTTTCAGCTTGCTGAACGTTATCAGCGACGTCTCGTCCGCCTTCTTTGCTTTCACATTGGCTTTCGCATCTGTCAGACGTAAATAAACAAGTTAATGTattcaaaaaaggaaaagagCTAATCTCGAGTTATTCCAGCACAACCTTTCGGCAACATTTCAACAAAACTCTTCacactttgaactttgaactttttctaatactgtacatagcattgCTGGCTTATACTATTGAAACAGCCTAAATTGCGTTGTAAATTCCATGTACAGCTATTTGCAATATGTCAACATCATAACGTACGTTAAAAACTTTGCCTGTTGAAATTGACACGGTTGCACACAATATAGCTTTAACTCCACTAATAATCTAAAATCACAAGTTGAGCATACATCAGAATGTggaatgtaaaatgtaaaatactAATACTTTGCAGAGGTAAGAGTCGTGAAAGTCTTTAGTACTATTTCACACTTTTAAGTGGTGTACCTGCGTTTGCAGTTCGCTGCTTCCCCTCCAGATCGATTCCGGGACCAAAACGCGTCCGAGAAGCTCACCACAAAGATGGTAACAAGCACAAGTAGAAGGAACGACCGCATGACTGAAGATTTCAGCAAAAATCTTTCATACGACAGAAAATAATAAAGTCATTCTGTGTGAGAAAATGTTAGATGACAACGGAGAAAATGAACCCAATTATACTCAGTTGTTAAAAGTGTGAAAACGGTGTATATAAGAATGAACAAAACCTACCTTAACGATACCTCACTTGCTTTAGGTGTACTGGACTTTGCTCTTCGCGTTCAATGCCAGGTGCAGCTGTCGACTGTTTTTGACCTTGTCCATCCACTTTTTATATGGTCCCGCGCGACAAAACTTTCCCGTGGGAAAGGATTTGTAGGTAATAACTAAAGCGTCCACCCAAAACCTCATCAGGTTGACAATCAgtagttattttctttttttcagatcGTCTAGTTTACTCGAATCAGAAAATTAAATTTTCTCATTGTTTCTCACGATATTTTTCAATTGACCACACAGAAGTCAAGGCTAAGTCACACTATTTTCAGATTAAACTTTCTGTGCAATTCAGGTACGGCTTATAGCTGCTTATTGATAGTAATGAACGTTCTGAAACGCCTATTGTACTTCTTGTTGTGTTGCCGGCCTATTCTAATAAAATGTTTACATTCATCACGACCTTGTTACAAATGGCCACCGTGACAAAGAACGCTGGCCTTTAATGTCGTTTAATGGTCAAATAGACgccctgtgtttggggagagccacaccccacgcacgttaaagaaccttcCATACCTtaacaaaaagagtaggggcatacaccgttgtagtctctaccagactaactacgccggctacacgggagaatatttgccaggatttCATCTGCAGGCTCCgttaaaatgttgaaatgtgatcttcaccgtggtcttattctactggctaattattcccttttctgccgaattctacgatccatacgtcCGTAGGAGGGTCTAGTGGAGGCTATAATtaactacaaatcacccggatggaggcctggcgaccatccgtctcgtatcagccataccgTGATTTAAATCAATCgaccggacgggagacctggcgcatccccgtcttgttaGCCACTTACTTATATATAACCTTAACGGTGCATTTATATAAAAACGTCTACGGACAATGATGATGGGGATCAAATAGGCCTTCGCGGTCTTCGACATTGTCGTTACTTCAGATGACCTACCTCACTGAGTGCAAATAGCGGCGTAGATATTTGAAGATTGCAATGTGTATCGTGTTAGGGTAAAGTTAATCATGTTCCATTTCATTTAGAATGTATATTAAAAAAGGGCTACGGTCGATCGACATAGTTAATAAACAGATCCGGATATGTAGGTAGTCGAAAACTTATTTCTCGGTACCCCTTCCTACTGATTTGTTCCTCCCTTGCTTATTTCATTTACTACTTCTTTCCGTCCTCCCATCCCGaagtccttccttcctttctctCTCCCGAATGACTGTCTTTTACGCCATCCTTCCGTTACTCCTTCCTTATTCCTTCCTCCCTTTAAGTGAGCCCTTTACTGGTCTTTACTCAGTTTCCTGCATTCCTTTACTcggcttccttccttcctcccttttACTCCTTAATTCCTTATTCCTTCCttagttatttatttattcaatggTAAAGAACAGAACTGTCATTATATTCTATATGttgatttattttccattgaaaCTCAGAATAGAGTCTCAGATAAACACATGGTAATCCTGTTAGCCCCCTTTTGTTCAGAATGGAATGTTCCAAAGGTCAGCCTTCGGTAGTGGGTCGGACGGTCTCCATATCTGTTGACAAACTGATACTGTACCGCTAACCGTTTGCTTAGGAACAATTAAGCGTATATTAGACTTTGGTCTCACAATGGATTGGAAGACTACCACATCTACTCTTGCCCTTTTGTGCCTGTACGGTTTCTTCAAAGACATGCGTCCCGCGGTGCCCTTCTTAACGCCTTTCCTAAGAAGTGACCTGAAGAATTTTACAGCCGAAGAAGTCGACAACGAAATCTACCCTCTCCTGAGCTACTCTTGGATGGGGTTCCTGTTGCTGGTGTTGCTGGCGGCGGACTTTGTACGGTACAAACCGGTTCTAGTGGTGGGAGGGGCGAGTTACGTGGCGACCTCCGTGTTGTGGTTGTGGGGTGAAAGGTTAGAGGTCATTCAGATCGCTCAAGTTGTGTATGGCCTTGCCACGGCTACCGAAACGGTGTATTTCTCATACATATACGTGGTCGTGGATGAAGATCATTACAAGAAAGCAACGGGATATATCAGGTTGGTTAACTCAATGTTTTCCCCAAACATCAAAAAGTAAAGATCCTTACACTACGAAGGCCCACACTGACATCAATTGATCACTTCTGCAAACTATTCCGTCGCCTATGCATACATTAAAACGATTTCGTTCACTCCGCATAGGAAACTGAGTATAGCATGGATTTTGAACAAGccttcttcttgttttttgaACAGCGTGTACGTTGGACTATCTAAGTATCGTATATATCATATTAAATCTGAGACAAAAATCATCGAAACAATAATAGCTTTATCGTGGCAATGTTTAATGCCAACGTTAACCATCTTTGttatggttaccttcacagaagggtaaccatattgtttttgctcgtttcctcttcctcttcttctccgcacaaatagggtcaacgacctgaaccagacggctgtcaccatggttactggtaaacatcgtggtgttccattacataatgtagcaacaccCATCTTAGTCTTCTTCTCCCCACAAATAGGGTCAACGATCTGAACCAGCCGGCtctcaccatggttactggtaaacatcgtggtgttcgattacataagGTAGCAACAAGCTCACCATGTATTCAATGTGTTTGAGTTAAAGAatgaacagagcagtagtttgtaaggcttacaacatgtgaaggtaaccataatgtatttgctggcaaatgttaccTGTCTAGTTTATATGAAATCCGTTTCTTTTCAGGTCCACcacgctgattggtcagttccTAGCCTCGGCTATATCTCAAATCGTGGTTTCTTTAAATGAAAATGACTACCTTTTATTGAACTACATAACTCTCGGTAGTGTGTCTTTATCCTTTCTTATCAGTTTATTTTTACCTCTGTCCAAAAAGTCAGTGATGATGTCACGAAGGTCTTTAGATACTTTAAGTGATGATAATGCAAATGAGTCTCAAACTGGGCTTTGCAGAGGATATAATGAACGTAGCGTTAATTTTGAAGCGCCAAGTTCACATACTTCGTATCTGTTTGAGGCAAACCAAGATTCACAGAGAAAACGCGTTTTGGATGCAACTAGAAACTATGAAACAGAACAGAGATGTTATACTGAAAGCGGGGATGACAAGATGGCACCGGACATCCGGGATACTTTGAAAAACACTCGATGCCCTTGCGCTGAAAACGATGATGAAAGTATTGTCTTAGCCAAAACTTCGTCCTCAACATTTAAGCAGTTTTTTCAGGACTTGAAAACATGTTACAGTAACCGGAAACTTATTGTTTGGTCACTTTGGTGGGCTCTTGCAACATGTGGCAATAACCTGGAAGTAACGAACGTTCAAAATCTGTGGTATGCCATCGAACCGGCGTCTGCGAATGGTGGTCTCTACAACGGCATTGCTGAGGGTCTCACAACTTTATTAGGTAAAGATCAACTAAACTTGTTATCTTTCTTCTTAACggttttatttttctgtatgaCTTATGAAACAAACCATCATCTAGGCTTGTAAAACACATATAATAcgtttgttgatttgatttcttaaaatcAAATACTGACTACACATAAATAAGCTGTTCctttggttgattggttgattgattgataattgGGCCAGAAAGCCATTGATAAATCATTCTCTATTCAATAAGTGGTGATATATATAATTAAGTATAACAGTATATAATATAACACGATATGACATGATATACGATTATCAATCGCACATGTAGGAGCGTTGGCGTCGTTTTCCGTCGGTTACATGACGTTGAACTGGTCCGTATTCGGCGAGTTGACGCTTGGAATGATGTCAGTAGTAGAAGCCATCTTGTTGGTCGTCATGGCAACTACAAACAACATCTGGATCTGCTATGGCTGCGGCGTTCTTTTCAAGACGTCCTACTACATGCTAATAACAGTAGCAAGGTATCGTACTTTTGCGTTTTCTAACAAAGAAAAAATCATGCACATTTTCTTAGATAAGTCgttgatatttttcattcacTGAACTTACAGTCCATACATTCCTAGTTATAGAAAGGTTATGCTTTTGCCTATAAGATACACGACGTGTACTCGATATAAAGGtcgcattttttaaaaatctgacgTATCTTGTACGAAAATAGTTATGAAAGTGCAAATGAGAAATGTAAACTTTGCATTTTAAACTTAGTCTGCTTCTACGCGAGTCAAATATTGCATGGTAATCAAAGATTCTGGAAGATTTAGGAAGCATAATGTTTATTCCTAATATatataatagaccgatcctgtcgaacaccatatcgaactaatagaagaccgatagaaccccctgttctattcagcccacctccgtcaaaaacagcgttggcgggacAGAAATGGCGCGTGTAAAGAAGGGTACGTATagctgggacaggttttccactgtattgggggaatgcatgctcagaacaaaaacgaatttaaaaagaaaatagatcgggcactcaaggggaggaagcttgaaccacatgctgacttactacaaagtccgctagcgcagagttttgtatcttcagttactggtgtgtgaaactggttaacttgaaagtgaacagggaagtaaaaggatgcattttaattcttagttactaaataccatgcagctgttatgcatgcagtcaatacagtgggaaccctgtccagatatatgaaccctgttttacacgtgcatcgcctgcttctcagaaactgggcgctgatgcccaccgacaagggaaagctgtgcggcgcataccgctttaacattgaccgaaaacattacgctctcaccgcaactacacctaccccctccttaaacaactctacccggtggatacagccttcaacaaagaagacatagcattcttatttggcccgctctgaaagggtttcagtgccacaaaagctaaaccgaagtcagtggcattattttcaaccttgccgcggcggccatgtttggtccgtcaaaccctgtttttgacggaggtgttcgaaatcgaacagggggcgtggctttgggatcggtctattatgtATGTTTTATCCTGCCAGTTTTCAAGTCGCACGTCTACTGAGTGTCGGTCGCTACGCTCTGGTTTTCGGTTGTAACAACCTCCTTGCGTTGTCCCTACAAGCCGCCGTGGTAGCCGTAGTTGTAGACAAGGATATGCTCAACACAGGCATACGGACACAGGTATGTTTGTACTATTATTTTTCACCATCTAACTGAAGAAGGCCATATTTTCACTAtttaacaatatttttttcaagttcttgttgttttttctacgGCTTGTCAAAACGCCAGAATACTTTCTAGGGCAAGTTGAAGATATTAATACTCATATATGAACTCTACAAAGTTTCAAATCTGCCTTGAAAAGCATGCCCACTGCACGTGTCGTTTGAAACGCAGTTGTATCAAAATTCAATAAAAACTCAAAATCAaaactcaaaatcaaaattcatataGCCTCAGACCGGTACCCAGCTGCAGATTGTGGAGGATCATGTATGAATTTCTATGTgattcatataacgttacatatacaaaAAGAACGGTTTTTGCTGTCTGTTACCAGTTATTTAAAAATATGGCTGGACATTACGATTACCGTGGCGATATGATAAACattgatatatttttctattttacttttttttcagtttctaaTTTACGGCGGATATTTCTACATGCTCGCTGCAATATTCCTTTTCAAAGCGGTTTACACTTTGACAGTTGATGGCTGGAGTGACAGTTGGGCCAAGCGGTGGGAAGATTAACTTTTGAATATAAATATCTGGCTACCTTTTCATTACACTACCCATTTATCACACTTGTATTATGATTGATATTTGTAAAGTTAAATGGAGGAGGGTTTCGTATAAGCCTTGTTGGCTTCTTTCTTGCTCCTGCACttttttagataatttttatTACTTCACTGCTATTGTTCTATATGTGCGAacgaataaaacaaacaaacaaacaaacaaacaaatacattcagAGGAAGAAAATGTCtatccgacatgcacgctactagaaagggttgcagttcttaggacgggacgttaaaccgtggtccactgttcattgtacttgtcgaaaagagataGGGGAATTTCCACatacagtgaacctgtaaatattgtacacatAGCGTCTgctagcctgatttcaatcaagcctcctgtaactgctcgccgccctgtaactgcTCACCGCCTAGGAGGGgacagaaccccccccccccccgacagcTGAAGTTTGTGTTATATTTAGACTAGGcgtctgccttctctgtcacgaccagtcgAAGACTAGCTTTTTAGAGAGATTAACCGGATCTCCAATAGCAAGGTCACAGAAGCTTA contains these protein-coding regions:
- the LOC136445691 gene encoding uncharacterized protein, with the translated sequence MRSFLLLVLVTIFVVSFSDAFWSRNRSGGEAANCKRRCESQCESKEGGRDVADNVQQAETTNRNDQKGCKRSWLLSKRAKCADKKDSNVDVDQPAKTEPIKDQGDKKCKRGWMFSRGCANGQDNNDGKKRG